One Sphingobacteriales bacterium DNA segment encodes these proteins:
- a CDS encoding T9SS type A sorting domain-containing protein, whose amino-acid sequence MKHTILQLVAVLFFVACSTTNMLAQNFNPGDPIPLPPIDENLAVIFYKDIQNKATYANDVVNEYLPTPTVPSVIGSNNTEDENPTVQQTVTHAAQAQQTFEMQTGHSTLKRGLTVAKTIKPSCPNPAIEDLILHVPVSYGAYQLILYTTNGQPVAHYPPNNNLQVEGHFDVRHLPPGVYIAHIKGQTQEANLRIVIL is encoded by the coding sequence ATGAAACACACCATTCTTCAGTTAGTAGCTGTACTTTTTTTTGTGGCTTGTAGCACAACAAACATGCTGGCTCAAAATTTTAATCCCGGCGACCCCATTCCATTACCCCCTATTGATGAAAATTTGGCAGTTATTTTTTACAAAGATATTCAAAATAAAGCCACCTACGCTAACGATGTGGTAAACGAATACCTGCCAACACCAACAGTGCCGTCAGTAATTGGCTCAAACAATACAGAGGACGAAAATCCTACCGTCCAACAAACTGTAACCCACGCCGCCCAAGCCCAACAAACATTCGAAATGCAAACAGGGCATAGCACCCTAAAAAGGGGACTAACCGTAGCTAAAACTATAAAACCAAGCTGCCCTAATCCGGCAATTGAAGATTTAATTTTACATGTACCGGTTTCGTATGGCGCATATCAATTAATATTATATACTACAAACGGCCAACCAGTAGCCCACTATCCACCTAACAATAATTTACAGGTTGAAGGGCATTTTGACGTAAGGCATTTGCCCCCAGGCGTTTACATAGCGCATATAAAAGGGCAAACACAAGAAGCTAATTTGCGTATTGTTATATTGTAA
- a CDS encoding DUF1697 domain-containing protein, with the protein MKYIALLRGINVSGHKIIAMDNLKKWLTSFSGFSNVETYIQSGNIVFTTNLQTETEMADNIAHIIKQNTQFEVPVLIITPAYLQEVLNDNPFADLSGFDPAKMMFTFLNQTPSPENIENMLQFKHQSNDVLKINGKIIYLYCPDGYGKTKLNNNLIEQKLKVNATTRNYNTVLKLLAMAAG; encoded by the coding sequence ATGAAATATATAGCACTGCTTAGAGGTATAAATGTATCGGGGCACAAAATAATTGCCATGGATAACCTCAAAAAATGGCTAACAAGTTTTTCCGGATTTAGCAATGTAGAGACATATATTCAAAGCGGAAATATTGTGTTTACAACTAATTTGCAAACCGAAACTGAAATGGCCGATAATATAGCCCATATCATCAAACAAAACACGCAGTTTGAGGTGCCTGTTTTAATTATAACACCCGCGTATTTGCAAGAAGTATTAAACGACAATCCGTTTGCCGATTTATCCGGTTTTGATCCGGCAAAAATGATGTTTACCTTTTTGAATCAAACACCTTCTCCGGAAAATATAGAAAACATGTTGCAGTTTAAACATCAATCTAACGATGTATTAAAAATAAATGGCAAGATTATTTATTTGTATTGCCCCGATGGGTATGGTAAAACCAAATTGAACAACAACTTAATTGAGCAAAAATTGAAAGTAAATGCCACAACACGCAACTATAATACTGTGTTAAAACTACTGGCAATGGCAGCGGGGTAA
- a CDS encoding NAD(P)/FAD-dependent oxidoreductase, translating to MPLQIAIIGGGAAGFFAAITCAETNPNAQITIYEKSTRVLDKVRISGGGRCNVTHACFEPRELVKFYPRGHKELLSVFSRFQPADTIAWFEKKGVSLKTEPDGRMFPQTNTSATIVNCLFSTAQRLGVQVKMQSGLTGLQQQTINSDTTNNWELTFSNGQIVIANAVLIATGASSTIYKILQPLGLKIEPLVPSLFTFNIPDSFLHDLSGVTIQNAVLSININGKKHQTSGPLLVTHWGLSGPAVLKLSAWAAHELAAVNYKFSLDINWLAFYTYETVLADLDLLRRRPAISGKTIINSPQYQLPRRLWERICQTAQIGQNLRWADVSNHYLKQLSLVLTQTKLNVTQKSTNKDEFVTAGGIALPQINFKTMEANLLKNLFFAGEVLNIDALTGGFNFQAAWSGGYLAGLAMANLNI from the coding sequence ATGCCCTTACAAATTGCCATTATTGGTGGTGGTGCTGCCGGTTTTTTTGCAGCTATTACCTGCGCCGAAACAAACCCCAACGCACAAATAACCATTTACGAAAAAAGCACCCGTGTTTTAGATAAAGTCCGCATTTCGGGTGGAGGGCGCTGCAATGTAACCCATGCCTGTTTTGAGCCGCGCGAGTTGGTTAAATTCTACCCGCGTGGGCATAAAGAATTGCTAAGTGTGTTTAGCCGTTTTCAGCCAGCCGACACCATAGCCTGGTTCGAGAAAAAAGGCGTATCCTTAAAAACAGAACCCGACGGGCGCATGTTTCCGCAAACAAACACCTCGGCTACTATTGTAAATTGCCTATTTAGCACGGCTCAGCGTTTAGGTGTGCAGGTAAAAATGCAATCGGGATTAACCGGACTGCAACAACAAACTATTAACTCTGATACAACAAATAACTGGGAGCTTACATTTTCGAATGGACAAATCGTTATAGCTAATGCTGTTTTAATAGCAACCGGAGCAAGTTCAACAATATATAAAATTTTACAGCCTCTTGGCCTAAAAATTGAGCCTTTAGTGCCTTCGTTGTTTACATTTAATATTCCGGATAGTTTTTTGCATGATCTATCGGGTGTTACCATTCAAAATGCCGTTTTAAGTATAAATATTAACGGTAAAAAACATCAAACAAGTGGTCCTTTATTAGTTACACACTGGGGGCTTAGTGGCCCTGCTGTTTTAAAACTGTCGGCCTGGGCAGCACACGAGTTGGCTGCGGTAAACTATAAATTTAGCCTTGACATCAATTGGTTGGCATTTTACACTTACGAAACTGTTTTGGCCGATTTGGACTTGCTTCGGCGAAGACCTGCAATATCCGGAAAAACCATTATAAACTCGCCTCAATACCAATTGCCGCGCCGTTTATGGGAGCGTATTTGCCAAACGGCACAAATAGGGCAAAATCTTCGCTGGGCCGATGTTTCAAACCATTATTTAAAACAACTAAGTTTGGTATTAACGCAAACCAAATTAAATGTAACTCAAAAAAGTACCAACAAAGATGAGTTTGTTACCGCCGGCGGAATTGCCTTGCCCCAAATTAACTTTAAAACAATGGAAGCTAATTTGTTAAAAAATTTATTTTTTGCCGGAGAGGTTTTAAATATTGATGCGTTAACCGGAGGGTTTAATTTTCAGGCGGCTTGGTCGGGTGGATATTTAGCGGGCTTGGCTATGGCAAACCTTAATATTTAG
- a CDS encoding IS5 family transposase, with product MKTYPSSLTDSQWSAILGILDDKRKRKHSLREIFNALFYLLKTGCQWRMLPFHFPSWKLVYYYFTKWKKDGTIELIHEILRDKTRKQAGRASSPSVGIIDSQSVKTTSVGGLCRGIDGGKKVKGRKRHIIVDTMGLLLAVVVHAANEHDSKSAPMVIADLRGRFCRLVKIVADGGYRGELIENTRKTFGWVVEVVGRSNTASKFEVWPKRWIVERTFAWLESYRRLSKDFEFQTETSQTMIQLAMIKLMLNRIRK from the coding sequence ATGAAAACCTACCCAAGCAGTCTCACCGATAGTCAATGGAGTGCAATATTAGGCATTTTAGACGACAAACGGAAACGAAAACACAGTTTAAGAGAAATTTTTAATGCGCTGTTCTATTTGCTTAAAACTGGCTGTCAATGGCGCATGCTGCCGTTCCATTTTCCGTCATGGAAGCTTGTTTACTACTATTTTACCAAGTGGAAGAAGGATGGGACGATAGAACTCATCCATGAAATACTCAGGGATAAGACTCGAAAGCAAGCAGGCAGGGCTTCATCGCCAAGTGTTGGTATAATTGATAGCCAGAGCGTAAAGACAACAAGCGTCGGAGGCTTGTGCAGAGGGATTGACGGGGGTAAAAAAGTTAAAGGCAGAAAGCGGCATATTATTGTAGATACAATGGGACTACTTTTAGCGGTTGTGGTTCATGCGGCAAATGAGCATGACAGTAAATCAGCCCCAATGGTTATAGCTGACCTCAGAGGCAGGTTTTGCAGATTGGTAAAGATAGTAGCTGATGGCGGGTATAGAGGCGAGTTAATTGAAAATACCCGCAAAACGTTTGGGTGGGTGGTTGAGGTTGTAGGTAGATCGAATACAGCCTCGAAATTCGAAGTATGGCCAAAAAGATGGATTGTTGAAAGAACTTTTGCATGGCTCGAAAGCTATCGAAGATTGAGTAAAGACTTTGAGTTCCAAACCGAAACGAGCCAGACAATGATCCAACTTGCCATGATAAAATTGATGCTTAATAGAATTAGAAAATAA
- a CDS encoding phosphatase PAP2 family protein — MTFFIRRYALILLVILSIVLALAIPFSCLSQNNNLPQYHLNTKRELTLFSSSLAGLGLAHFLRLQKPILTEDKINNLGHPDFLFGFDTYSTKQNNKTARRNSDYGLHFSIVAPTLLLLSPIARKNIKPMAIILVETGLTTSALTTLTKETVRRKRPYVFNPEVSLANKTKRDATSSFFSGHTSFTTAMCFASASMYAKYHPKSKAKYFVWATAAAIPALVGYWRIKGGRHYTTDVVVGYIIGASVGILIPEIHTKKK; from the coding sequence ATGACTTTTTTTATAAGGCGCTACGCCCTAATATTGTTGGTAATACTTAGCATAGTTTTAGCTTTGGCAATTCCATTTTCATGCCTGAGTCAAAACAATAATTTACCCCAATACCATTTAAATACAAAGCGAGAGCTAACATTATTCTCATCCTCGTTAGCCGGATTAGGGCTTGCCCACTTTTTGCGCTTGCAGAAGCCCATTTTAACCGAAGATAAAATAAATAATTTAGGTCATCCGGATTTTTTATTTGGATTTGATACCTATTCAACCAAACAAAACAATAAAACAGCGCGGCGCAACAGCGATTACGGCCTTCATTTCAGCATCGTAGCACCTACCCTTTTATTGTTAAGCCCTATTGCCCGCAAAAACATCAAGCCAATGGCAATAATTTTAGTAGAAACAGGTTTGACTACAAGCGCATTAACAACCTTAACTAAAGAAACGGTAAGACGAAAACGCCCTTATGTATTTAATCCGGAGGTAAGTTTGGCAAACAAAACAAAACGCGATGCAACCTCCTCATTTTTTTCGGGGCACACCTCGTTTACCACTGCCATGTGTTTTGCCTCGGCCTCGATGTATGCAAAATATCACCCAAAATCAAAGGCTAAATATTTTGTTTGGGCTACCGCCGCCGCCATACCGGCCTTAGTTGGTTACTGGCGGATTAAAGGTGGCCGACATTATACTACCGATGTTGTAGTGGGTTATATAATAGGTGCGAGTGTAGGTATATTAATTCCGGAAATACATACCAAAAAGAAGTAG
- a CDS encoding T9SS type A sorting domain-containing protein has translation MKRILLTVLALFIASTSVFAQLPNGSVAADWTFTDINGTEWNLYSLLDQGKTVIIDVSATWCGPCWAYRNTGTLEELYNEHGPDGDNTLMVFFIEGDVTTTQADLEGKTGATQGDWITGTPFPIIDIQKGKDQFMLDYEIAYFPTIYGICPNRLVTEVGQAQVADFVDFATNCPQPSTGYDPSILKYTGSYGACESVDISVVVQNNGTEDIKEVNFDILDGGNVIGNYKWTGNLVKFATADVNLGSFSGKKLMVKITDTNVNTDNDVLDLSAIPGLLAVESNGKIKVTVTTDQYAQEDNTRFKILDPDGKELYSEKVNKNNTDYEFEYDIKSVEGCYKMVWEDAYGDGLPSAMNASVLVEDSDGNIIMDCFHCESGGAKVSSILEVPFKVTGGSVYVPMDLQVSSTPQTDTDLGTVSVVVTNGTGSYTYDWVYKATSQTVGTTATVSNLPYGTYVVSVSDGVETKTAETEVANHVGIVTLNGISIGDVYPNPTNKTLNININNSNETLFVNILDLAGKTVATQTANPGNNNLKFDVTNLPNGTYYCAVTNGQQTFVTQKITILH, from the coding sequence ATGAAACGAATTTTACTTACCGTATTGGCTTTATTTATAGCCTCTACCTCGGTTTTCGCACAATTACCCAATGGAAGTGTTGCTGCCGACTGGACTTTTACCGATATTAACGGCACTGAATGGAACTTGTACTCGTTACTTGACCAAGGCAAAACCGTTATTATAGATGTATCGGCCACTTGGTGCGGCCCTTGCTGGGCATACCGCAACACCGGCACATTAGAAGAACTTTACAACGAACACGGACCAGACGGCGACAATACCCTAATGGTATTTTTTATTGAAGGCGATGTTACCACCACCCAAGCCGACTTAGAAGGTAAAACTGGCGCTACGCAAGGCGATTGGATAACTGGCACCCCCTTCCCTATCATTGATATTCAAAAGGGCAAAGACCAATTTATGTTAGACTACGAAATTGCCTATTTCCCAACTATATATGGCATTTGCCCAAACCGCCTTGTAACCGAAGTTGGCCAAGCGCAAGTTGCCGATTTTGTTGATTTTGCAACTAATTGCCCACAGCCATCAACTGGCTATGACCCATCTATTTTAAAATACACCGGAAGTTATGGCGCTTGCGAAAGTGTTGATATTAGTGTTGTAGTTCAAAATAATGGCACAGAAGACATCAAAGAAGTTAATTTTGATATTTTAGATGGCGGTAATGTTATTGGCAATTATAAATGGACTGGCAACTTAGTTAAATTTGCTACCGCCGATGTTAATCTTGGTAGTTTTTCAGGCAAAAAATTAATGGTAAAAATTACCGATACTAACGTAAATACCGACAATGACGTATTAGACCTAAGCGCAATACCCGGACTATTAGCCGTAGAAAGCAATGGCAAAATTAAAGTTACCGTAACTACTGACCAATACGCACAAGAAGATAACACCCGTTTTAAAATTCTTGACCCCGATGGCAAAGAATTATACAGCGAAAAAGTAAACAAAAACAATACCGATTACGAATTTGAATACGATATTAAAAGTGTAGAAGGTTGCTATAAAATGGTTTGGGAAGATGCCTACGGCGATGGTTTGCCCTCGGCAATGAACGCTTCGGTATTAGTAGAAGATAGCGATGGTAATATAATTATGGATTGCTTTCACTGCGAAAGTGGTGGAGCAAAAGTAAGCAGTATCCTTGAGGTGCCGTTTAAAGTTACTGGTGGCAGTGTTTATGTGCCTATGGATTTACAAGTAAGTAGCACACCACAAACCGACACCGACCTTGGCACCGTTAGCGTTGTTGTAACCAACGGCACCGGCTCTTATACTTACGACTGGGTTTACAAAGCCACCAGCCAAACTGTTGGAACAACTGCTACCGTTAGCAACTTGCCCTATGGTACTTATGTTGTTTCTGTAAGTGATGGCGTTGAAACCAAAACCGCCGAAACTGAAGTTGCCAACCACGTAGGTATCGTAACTTTAAATGGTATTAGTATTGGCGATGTTTACCCTAACCCAACCAACAAAACATTAAACATTAATATTAACAATAGCAACGAAACTTTATTTGTTAATATCCTTGATTTGGCCGGAAAAACAGTTGCTACCCAAACTGCCAACCCTGGTAATAACAATCTTAAATTTGATGTAACCAATTTGCCCAACGGCACTTATTACTGTGCTGTAACCAATGGCCAACAAACATTTGTTACACAAAAAATTACTATACTACACTAA
- a CDS encoding AAA family ATPase has product MITANQELLQLAQLLELERNEEIKQSSNLIQNIPLAKRVEMGVSWYPVRISNEEIGLGEQYIIEIEQTRPIALPHKFQQGQTLALFGLDTNGKPHKQTLRGIVQKVNEQRLWLSVRLMNDNTDLPEWYNDAKMGVDLLFDETTFKEMEIALRTVIEAKGNRIAELREILSGKQPAYFSTVHYPVYIDSLNASQNKAIDHILRARDVAVVHGPPGTGKTTTLVQAIIHTLYEEKQVLVCAQSNTAVDLLTEKLAASGITVLRLGHPARIDSDLQRFTFDASFERHSQYQQLKNWRREAQKLQQQARKFKRNFGPIERAERQNLLQTARDLMNEVRNLEKFLIQDTLNIPQVITTTLVGAATPMLKNKVFSTVFIDEASQALEPATWIPILKAKRVVFAGDHCQLPPTVKSNEALRKGFAVTLFEKCIDTLPESVMLNEQYRMHQTIMGFSSGEFYNQQLIAHPTVQSRQLGEAEILQTSFEFIDTAGSGFDEQTDNQTESKLNPQEADFLLRHLNNIWLQLAAEQPNSWHTKTLGIISPYKAQVKYLAEQLQNYPQLWEAKAQITIQTIDGFQGQERDCIGISLVRSNANNEIGFLSDTRRMNVALTRAKTKLVVVGNSATISSNAFYQRFLDYTERNNLYRTIWEYNEW; this is encoded by the coding sequence ATGATTACCGCCAACCAAGAACTTTTACAATTAGCACAACTACTCGAATTAGAAAGAAATGAAGAAATTAAACAAAGCAGTAACCTAATTCAAAATATACCTTTAGCAAAGCGGGTAGAGATGGGGGTAAGTTGGTATCCGGTGCGCATATCTAACGAAGAAATTGGTTTAGGCGAGCAGTACATAATCGAAATTGAGCAAACCCGACCTATTGCCTTACCGCATAAGTTTCAACAAGGGCAAACCTTGGCACTATTTGGCCTCGATACAAACGGCAAACCACACAAACAAACTTTGCGTGGCATTGTGCAAAAGGTTAACGAGCAACGCCTATGGCTGTCGGTGCGGTTAATGAACGACAATACCGACCTGCCCGAATGGTACAATGATGCCAAAATGGGGGTTGATTTGCTTTTTGATGAAACAACATTTAAAGAAATGGAAATTGCCCTGCGAACGGTAATTGAAGCAAAAGGAAACCGGATTGCCGAATTGCGCGAAATTTTATCCGGAAAACAACCCGCTTATTTTTCAACAGTACATTATCCGGTATATATAGATTCGCTAAATGCTTCTCAAAATAAAGCCATTGACCACATTTTGCGCGCCCGCGATGTTGCCGTTGTGCATGGGCCGCCCGGCACCGGAAAAACCACAACCTTAGTACAAGCCATTATACATACCCTGTACGAAGAAAAACAAGTATTAGTTTGTGCCCAAAGTAATACCGCCGTTGATTTATTGACCGAAAAATTAGCAGCATCCGGAATAACGGTGCTTCGTTTAGGGCATCCGGCACGTATTGACAGCGATTTGCAACGTTTTACCTTCGATGCCTCTTTTGAACGGCATAGCCAATATCAACAACTAAAAAACTGGCGGCGCGAGGCACAAAAACTACAACAACAAGCCCGCAAATTTAAACGCAATTTTGGGCCTATTGAACGCGCCGAAAGGCAAAACCTACTGCAAACAGCCCGCGACTTAATGAACGAAGTGCGCAACTTAGAAAAATTTTTAATACAAGATACCTTAAACATACCTCAAGTTATAACCACTACCTTAGTTGGCGCGGCAACGCCCATGCTTAAAAACAAAGTTTTTAGCACCGTATTTATTGACGAGGCTTCGCAAGCCCTTGAACCCGCCACGTGGATACCAATTTTAAAAGCCAAACGGGTAGTTTTTGCCGGCGACCATTGCCAACTGCCTCCAACCGTTAAATCAAATGAGGCTTTGCGCAAAGGTTTTGCCGTTACCTTGTTTGAAAAATGTATAGATACCCTGCCCGAAAGCGTAATGCTAAACGAACAATACCGGATGCACCAAACCATTATGGGTTTTTCGAGCGGCGAGTTTTACAACCAACAATTAATTGCCCACCCAACTGTGCAAAGCCGGCAATTGGGTGAGGCCGAGATTTTGCAAACATCATTTGAATTTATAGATACAGCCGGAAGCGGTTTTGACGAACAAACTGATAATCAAACAGAAAGCAAACTTAATCCGCAAGAGGCCGATTTTTTACTTCGTCATCTTAACAATATATGGCTGCAATTAGCTGCCGAGCAGCCCAACTCGTGGCATACTAAAACTTTGGGTATTATATCGCCTTACAAAGCTCAGGTTAAGTACTTAGCCGAACAACTACAAAACTACCCGCAACTTTGGGAGGCAAAAGCGCAAATTACTATTCAAACAATTGATGGTTTTCAAGGGCAAGAGCGCGATTGTATTGGTATTAGCCTTGTACGAAGTAATGCCAACAACGAAATTGGCTTTTTAAGCGACACCCGCCGGATGAATGTGGCACTAACCCGCGCTAAAACTAAATTAGTAGTAGTTGGCAATAGTGCAACCATTAGCAGTAACGCATTTTACCAACGCTTTTTAGATTACACCGAGCGAAATAATTTGTACCGAACTATTTGGGAATACAACGAATGGTAA